A region from the Benincasa hispida cultivar B227 chromosome 8, ASM972705v1, whole genome shotgun sequence genome encodes:
- the LOC120082449 gene encoding pentatricopeptide repeat-containing protein At1g74600, chloroplastic, protein MNQMNFISLLQMNQMNFIAIQTFVNKTLLSPRTLVSSVATVDDVSNFSFTKIRTFPHLDPLQFLNDFVKSRKCSLRNTKVLHAKLLRANLLHSNIYVSNSLLDCYSKSNAMDHALKLFDTMLHPNVISWNIIISGFNYKFLHLDTCRTFCRMHFLGFEPSEITYGSVLSACAAIQAPMFGKQVYSLAVRNGFFVNGYVRAGMIDLFAKDSSFLDALRVFHDVDCENVVCWNAIVSAAVRNGENLMALDLFNTMCSGFLEPNSFTFSSVLTACAALEDLEFGKRVQGRVIKCGGEDVFVETALIDSYAKCGDPDEAVKIFLRMPIRNVVSWTAIISGFVQNNDYLMALKFFEDMRKAGEEINSYTVTSVLTACANPAMTKEATQLHSWILKAGFSSHAVVAAALINMYSKIGAIDLSLMVFREMDNQRNLSSWTAMITSFAQNNDKENASELFRKMLKESVGPDTFCTSSVLSVTDCITFGREIHCYTLKTGLIFDVSVGSSLFTMYSKCGHLKEAFQVFENMLEKDNVSWASMISCFLEHGYATEAIQLFREMLFEEYVPDHMTLSAVLTACSVLHSIQIGREIHGYSVRAGLGKDVAVGNSLVNMYSKCGNLGLARRMFEILPQKDHIACSSLISGYAQQKCNEKAFLLFRDLLVAGLAIDPFSISSILGAIALLNRPAIGTQIHAIIMKVGLEKDVSVGSSLVMVYSKCGSVEDCCKAFGQIGKPDLIGWTAMIVSYAQHGKGAEALCVYELMKKEGFKPDPVTFVGVLSACSHNGLVDEAYFHLNSMVKDYGIQPGYRHYACMVDLLGRCGKLKEAEELINHMPIEPDALVWGTLLAACKVHGDIELGKLAARKVMELKPSDTGAFVSLSNICADMGLWEEVLKVRSLMKGAGVTKEPGWSHL, encoded by the coding sequence ATGAatcaaatgaattttatttccCTTCTTCAAATGAATCAAATGAATTTTATTGCAATTCAAACCTTCGTAAACAAAACACTATTATCCCCACGTACATTGGTTTCCTCTGTTGCGACTGTAGACGATGTGTCCAATTTTTCTTTCACCAAAATTCGAACTTTCCCTCATTTGGATCCTTTACAGTTTCTCAATGATTTTGTAAAATCGAGAAAATGCTCTTTGAGAAACACGAAAGTTCTACACGCAAAGTTACTCCGAGCAAATCTTCTTCATTCCAATATCTATGTTTCAAATTCTTTGCTAGATTGTTACTCAAAGTCTAACGCTATGGACCATGCACTCAAACTTTTTGATACAATGCTCCACCCAAATGTCATTTCTTGGAATATCATTATCTCGGGTTTCAACTACAAGTTCTTACATTTGGACACGTGTAGAACATTTTGCAGGATGCATTTCCTGGGTTTTGAACCTAGTGAGATAACATATGGCAGTGTTTTGTCTGCTTGTGCTGCCATTCAAGCCCCAATGTTTGGTAAGCAGGTTTATTCTCTCGCGGTGAGAAATGGGTTCTTTGTTAATGGTTATGTTCGAGCCGGAATGATAGATTTATTTGCAAAAGATTCTAGTTTTCTAGATGCTTTAAGGGTGTTTCATGATGTTGATTGTGAGAATGTGGTGTGTTGGAATGCTATTGTCTCCGCAGCTGTAAGAAATGGGGAGAATTTGATGGCTTTGGATCTTTTCAACACAATGTGTAGTGGGTTTCTGGAGCCTAATAGTTTCACCTTTTCCAGTGTTCTAACTGCGTGTGCTGCACTTGAAGATCTTGAATTTGGGAAAAGAGTTCAAGGGAGAGTGATCAAATGTGGTGGAGAAGATGTTTTTGTTGAGACAGCCCTTATTGATTCGTATGCCAAGTGTGGAGATCCGGATGAAGCTGTTAAGATATTCTTGCGGATGCCCATTCGCAATGTGGTCTCTTGGACTGCTATAATATCTGGCTTTGTGcaaaataatgattatttaatGGCCCTCAAGTTTTTTGAAGATATGAGAAAAGCGGGAGAGGAAATTAATAGCTATACAGTTACTAGCGTGTTAACTGCATGTGCTAATCCAGCCATGACAAAAGAAGCAACCCAACTTCACTCCTGGATTCTAAAAGCTGGTTTTTCTTCCCATGCAGTGGTGGCGGCTGCTTTAATTAACATGTATTCAAAAATAGGAGCAATTGACCTTTCATTGATGGTTTTCAGGGAGATGGACAACCAAAGGAATCTGAGTTCTTGGACAGCTATGATAACTTCCTTTGCGCAGAATAATGATAAAGAGAATGCAAGTGAATTGTTCCGAAAAATGTTGAAGGAAAGTGTGGGGCCAGATACATTTTGTACTTCAAGCGTCTTGAGTGTGACTGACTGTATTACTTTTGGGAGGGAGATACACTGCTACACACTTAAAACTGGATTAATATTTGATGTTTCTGTTGGCAGTTCTCTTTTTACAATGTATTCCAAATGTGGCCATCTTAAGGAAGCTTttcaagtttttgaaaacatgcTAGAGAAAGACAATGTTTCGTGGGCATCAATGATTTCCTGTTTCTTAGAACATGGCTATGCAACAGAGGCCATTCAATTATTTAGAGAAATGTTGTTTGAAGAATATGTACCCGATCATATGACTTTAAGTGCAGTCCTAACTGCATGCTCTGTCCTTCACTCTATTCAAATAGGCAGAGAAATTCATGGATACTCTGTTCGTGCGGGACTTGGCAAAGACGTAGCTGTTGGAAATTCACTTGTTAATATGTACTCGAAATGTGGCAACCTGGGATTGGCTAGAAGGATGTTTGAAATATTGCCCCAGAAAGATCATATTGCATGCTCTTCATTGATTTCAGGATATGCTCAACAAAAGTGCAACGAAAAGGCTTTTTTGCTATTCCGCGATCTTCTGGTGGCTGGCTTAGCCATCGATCCCTTCTCAATCTCATCCATACTGGGAGCTATTGCGCTTTTAAATAGGCCTGCAATTGGGACCCAAATTCATGCAATCATTATGAAAGTAGGCTTGGAGAAAGATGTTTCTGTTGGGAGTTCATTAGTAATGGTATACTCCAAATGTGGAAGTGTAGAAGACTGCTGCAAAGCATTTGGGCAGATTGGAAAGCCTGATTTGATAGGCTGGACAGCCATGATTGTCAGTTATGCCCAGCATGGGAAAGGTGCTGAAGCTTTATGTGTCTATGAACTTATGAAGAAAGAAGGATTCAAGCCTGATCCAGTCACCTTTGTTGGGGTTTTATCTGCTTGTAGCCATAATGGTTTGGTCGATGAAGCCTATTTCCACCTTAATTCAATGGTGAAAGACTATGGTATACAGCCAGGATATCGACATTATGCGTGTATGGTAGATCTTCTTGGGCGGTGTGGGAAACTGAAAGAGGCAGAAGAATTGATTAACCATATGCCTATTGAACCTGACGCTCTTGTTTGGGGAACGCTTCTTGCTGCTTGTAAAGTACATGGAGATATTGAACTTGGAAAACTGGCAGCAAGAAAGGTGATGGAGTTGAAGCCAAGTGATACCGGTGCGTTTGTCTCTCTTTCAAACATCTGTGCTGATATGGGCCTGTGGGAAGAGGTCCTGAAAGTTAGAAGCCTAATGAAGGGAGCTGGAGTGACGAAAGAACCTGGTTGGAGCCATCTGTAA
- the LOC120082450 gene encoding putative pentatricopeptide repeat-containing protein At1g74580, translating into MNRALQPKHVAAVIRYQNDPLKALRMFNQVKTEDGFKHTLETYKCMIEKLGLHGQFEAMEDVLAEMRKNFDNKMLEGVYIGIMRDYGRKGKVQEAVNVFERMDFYDCEPSVQSYNVIMNILVEYGYFNQAHKVYMRMKDIGIYPDVYTHTIRIKSFCRTGRPSAAMRLLNNMPAQGCEFNAVSYCTVIGGFYEENCQIEAYHLFDEMLKQGICPDILTFNKLIHVLCKKGNVQESEKLFNKVLKRGVCPNLFTFNIFIQGLCRKGAIDGAARLLESIISEGLTPDVVSYNTLICGFCKHSKLVEAECYLHKMVNNGFEPNEFTYNTIINGFCKMGMMQNADKILREAMFKGFMPDEFTYSSLINGLCDYGDMNRAMAVFNEAMEKGFKHSIILYNTLVKGLSKQGLVLQALQLMKDMMEHGCSPDIWTYNLVVNGLCKMGCLSDANELLNDAIAKGCIPDIFTFNTLIDGYCKQLNLDKALEILDTMLSHGITPDVITYNTLLNGLCKARKLDNVVDTFTVMLEKGCTPNIITYNILIESFCKDRKVSKAMDMFEEMKTRGLTPDIVTLCTLICGLCNNGELDKAYQLFVTLEKEYKFSYSTAIFNIMINAFCEKLNISMAEKLFHKLGGCDCAPDNYTYRVMIDSYCKTGNIDPAHAFLLEKINKGLVPSFTTCGRVLNCLCVKHKLSEAVDIINLMVQNGIVPEEVNSIFEADKKEVAAPKIVVEYLLKKSHITYYSYELLYDGIRDRKLDKKKFKRSPSLGSGKRHVNLHRPI; encoded by the coding sequence ATGAATCGAGCTTTGCAGCCCAAACATGTAGCTGCTGTAATAAGATATCAAAATGATCCCCTAAAAGCACTCAGAATGTTCAACCAAGTGAAAACCGAAGATGGTTTCAAGCACACATTGGAAACGTATAAGTGCATGATTGAGAAGCTTGGCCTTCATGGACAATTTGAAGCTATGGAGGATGTGCTTGCTGAAATGAGGAAGAATTTCGATAACAAAATGCTTGAAGGAGTATATATTGGAATTATGAGGGACTATGGAAGGAAAGGAAAGGTCCAAGAAGCTGTTAATGTGTTCGAAAGGATGGATTTTTATGATTGTGAGCCATCGGTTCAATCATATAATGTCATCATGAACATTTTAGTTGAATACGGGTATTTCAATCAAGCTCACAAAGTGTATATGAGGATGAAAGATATTGGAATTTATCCAGATGTTTATACACACACAATTAGGATAAAGTCCTTTTGTAGAACTGGTAGGCCAAGTGCTGCCATGAGGCTGCTTAATAATATGCCTGCCCAGGGATGTGAGTTCAATGCTGTTTCATATTGCACTGTGATTGGTGGATTTTATGAAGAGAACTGTCAAATTGAGGCATATCACTTGTTCGATGAAATGCTTAAGCAAGGTATCTGTCCTGATATTTTAACATTCAATAAGCTCATTCATGTTCTTTGTAAGAAGGGTAATGTTCAAGAAAGCGAGAAACTCTTCAACAAGGTCCTGAAGAGGGGAGTGTGCCCAAATTTGTTCACATTCAATATATTCATTCAGGGACTTTGTAGAAAAGGTGCAATAGATGGGGCTGCTAGATTGTTGGAGAGTATCATATCAGAAGGTCTAACTCCTGATGTAGTTTCGTATAATACGCTGATTTGTGGATTCTGTAAACATTCTAAATTAGTAGAAGCAGAGTGTTATTTGCATAAAATGGTGAATAATGGATTTGAGCCCAATGAATTTAcctataatacaattattaatgGATTTTGCAAAATGGGTATGATGCAAAATGCAGATAAAATTCTTCGTGAAGCAATGTTTAAAGGGTTCATGCCTGATGAATTCACATATAGCTCTTTAATTAATGGATTATGCGACTATGGAGATATGAACCGAGCCATGGCTGTATTTAATGAGGCAATGGAAAAGGGATTTAAGCATAGTATTATTCTCTATAATACATTAGTAAAAGGGTTGTCCAAGCAGGGACTTGTTTTGCAGGCCTTGCAGCTGATGAAAGATATGATGGAGCATGGTTGTAGCCCTGATATTTGGACTTACAATTTAGTTGTGAATGGGTTGTGCAAGATGGGTTGTCTATCTGATGCCAATGAACTTCTAAATGATGCTATTGCCAAAGGTTGTATTCCTGATATATTTACCTTCAATACATTGATTGATGGTTACTGTAAACAACTTAACTTGGACAAAGCCCTCGAGATTTTAGACACAATGTTGAGTCATGGTATAACTCCTGATGTGATTACATATAACACACTCTTAAATGGCCTTTGCAAGGCAAGAAAGCTAGACAATGTGGTGGACACTTTTACAGTTATGCTTGAGAAGGGGTGTACACCAAACATAATTACATACAACATATTGATTGAAAGTTTTTGTAAAGATCGAAAAGTTAGCAAAGCAATGGACATGTTCGAGGAGATGAAAACTAGAGGTTTGACTCCAGATATTGTTACTCTTTGCACCTTGATTTGTGGGTTATGCAATAATGGAGAGCTGGATAAAGCTTATCAGCTATTTGTGACACTAGAGAAAGAATACAAATTCTCATATTCAACAGCTATATTCAACATTATGATCAATGCTTTCTGTGaaaaactaaatattagtatGGCAGAGAAGCTCTTTCATAAGTTGGGTGGCTGTGACTGTGCTCCAGACAATTACACCTACCGTGTCATGATAGATTCTTACTGCAAAACAGGGAACATTGACCCTGCACACGCCTTTCTCCTAGAAAAGATCAATAAAGGGTTGGTTCCATCATTCACAACCTGTGGAAGGGTTTTGAACTGTCTTTGTGTGAAGCACAAATTAAGTGAGGCAGTTGATATTATCAACCTTATGGTGCAGAATGGCATTGTTCCTGAAGAAGTGAATTCAATATTTGAAGCTGACAAGAAGGAAGTAGCTGCACCTAAAATTGTTGTAGAATATCTATTGAAGAAGTCCCATATCACATACTATAGTTATGAACTGTTGTATGATGGAATTCGGGATAGGAAGTTGGACAAAAAAAAGTTCAAGAGAAGCCCATCCCTAGGTTCAGGAAAGAGGCATGTGAATCTTCATCGACCTATTTAA